One region of Sulfuriroseicoccus oceanibius genomic DNA includes:
- a CDS encoding aminoglycoside phosphotransferase family protein, with protein sequence MKPLNLTESIYDIQMLADRFAIPGSLVEGGSFGNGLINDTLVATFENDGYYKRYIFQRINHEVFKDPVSLMDNVERVCTHIHNKLTEAGIDDLDRRALTLLREADTNNALIRDEDGNYWRGYHFIEFSTSFDVVDTEAQAFEAARKFGEFQSLLADLPGDRLAETIPDFHNTPKRFEALEKAIQQDPLGRVADAGPEIEFAISQKPMVSRLIELHKQGLIPERITHNDTKLGNVLLCDKTGKGLCVVDLDTIMPGLTLYDFGDLVRTCVSPGHENDRDTSNQYVRLPMFRALAEGFLEETADILTPDELEQMPFSGRLLTFEVGIRFLTDHILGDPYFGAKRKDHNLERCRTQFALARSLEENEAEMQKIVREIMAARS encoded by the coding sequence ATGAAGCCTCTCAACCTCACGGAATCCATCTACGACATCCAAATGCTGGCAGACCGCTTTGCCATCCCTGGCTCACTGGTCGAGGGCGGATCATTCGGCAACGGGCTGATCAATGACACCCTCGTCGCCACATTCGAAAACGACGGCTATTACAAGCGCTACATTTTCCAACGCATCAACCACGAGGTCTTCAAGGATCCCGTGAGCCTGATGGACAACGTCGAGCGGGTTTGCACGCACATTCACAACAAGCTGACAGAAGCCGGCATCGACGACCTCGACCGACGCGCCCTGACGCTCCTTCGCGAAGCCGACACCAACAACGCACTGATCCGCGACGAAGACGGCAACTACTGGCGCGGCTATCACTTTATCGAGTTTTCAACCAGCTTCGACGTCGTCGACACGGAAGCACAAGCATTCGAAGCCGCACGTAAGTTCGGTGAGTTCCAGTCGCTCCTTGCCGACCTCCCAGGCGACCGACTGGCAGAGACCATCCCAGACTTCCACAACACCCCAAAGCGCTTCGAAGCTCTTGAGAAAGCCATTCAACAAGATCCACTTGGCCGCGTTGCCGACGCAGGCCCGGAGATCGAGTTCGCCATCTCCCAAAAACCGATGGTTTCGCGCCTCATCGAACTGCACAAGCAGGGGCTCATCCCAGAACGCATCACTCACAACGACACCAAACTCGGCAATGTCTTGCTCTGCGACAAAACCGGTAAAGGGCTCTGTGTAGTGGACCTCGACACCATCATGCCGGGTCTCACTCTTTATGATTTCGGCGACTTGGTGCGAACCTGCGTCTCTCCCGGTCACGAAAACGACCGCGACACCTCAAACCAATATGTGCGCCTCCCCATGTTCCGGGCACTGGCCGAGGGTTTCCTCGAGGAAACCGCAGACATCCTGACCCCGGACGAGCTTGAGCAAATGCCCTTCTCAGGACGCCTCCTCACCTTCGAAGTCGGCATCCGCTTCCTGACCGACCACATCCTCGGCGACCCCTATTTCGGAGCCAAGCGCAAAGACCACAACCTTGAGCGCTGCCGTACGCAGTTCGCCCTGGCCCGGTCACTTGAAGAGAACGAGGCGGAGATGCAGAAGATCGTCCGCGAGATCATGGCCGCGAGATCTTAA
- the proB gene encoding glutamate 5-kinase — translation MSERIVIKIGTGVLTRDAGIGIDEPIVARLADTLATLAASGHEIILVSSGAVGTALSELAIDTRPTDVAELQSLAAIGQARLMQIYNKHLGTHGLTAGQMLLTYSDLESDGRRERVMRTLEALVARPNVIPIINENDTVAVEELRYGDNDTLSAVIATLGHADKLVLLTSVDGLLATGPNGESSTIEEISDFTAALSHVKDEKGRLSVGGMASKLDAARRAVENGVETWIANGKRCQNLHDMLYGNDKRRTRITPTPPPPKS, via the coding sequence ATGAGCGAGCGCATTGTGATCAAAATTGGTACCGGCGTACTGACCCGCGACGCCGGGATCGGTATCGACGAACCTATTGTCGCACGCCTCGCCGACACCCTCGCCACACTGGCCGCCAGCGGCCATGAGATCATCCTCGTATCCAGTGGCGCGGTCGGCACCGCATTGAGCGAACTCGCTATCGACACCCGCCCTACTGATGTCGCGGAACTACAGTCATTGGCCGCCATTGGCCAGGCGCGACTGATGCAGATCTACAACAAGCACCTCGGCACCCACGGACTCACCGCGGGTCAGATGCTGCTTACGTACTCGGATCTGGAGTCTGACGGCAGGCGCGAGCGGGTGATGCGCACGCTGGAAGCTCTCGTCGCCCGCCCGAACGTCATCCCCATCATCAACGAGAACGACACAGTTGCCGTTGAAGAACTGCGCTACGGGGACAACGACACCCTCTCAGCGGTGATCGCCACGCTGGGGCATGCGGACAAGCTCGTGCTGCTCACCTCCGTCGACGGCCTGCTGGCTACCGGTCCAAATGGCGAATCGTCGACGATCGAGGAGATTTCCGATTTCACCGCCGCTCTCAGTCACGTTAAAGATGAAAAGGGCCGGCTCTCGGTTGGCGGCATGGCCAGCAAACTCGATGCGGCACGCCGAGCCGTTGAGAATGGCGTGGAAACCTGGATCGCCAATGGCAAGCGTTGCCAAAACCTGCATGACATGCTCTACGGCAACGACAAACGTCGCACGCGCATCACCCCGACCCCGCCCCCCCCTAAAAGTTAG
- the cysK gene encoding cysteine synthase A, with the protein MSATISNSLVDAIGNTPLIKLSQLPAADGAEVFLKMEARNPLNSVKDRIGKAMIETAEREGKLHSDSIIIEPTSGNTGIAIAFVARAKGYRCILVMPETMSIERRVLLHMLGAELVLTPGPKGMGGAIAKAKALAEEYGEKAFVPSQFDNPANPQVHRETTAEEIWEATGGDIDVFIAGVGTGGTITGVSEVIKGRKELHTVAVEPKDSPVISGGAPGPHKIQGIGAGFIPGNLNTEILDEVFQVSNEDAFATAATLTATEGIPAGISTGATVYAALEIAKRPEFKGKKIVVIGASGTERYLSTPLAESAREFVSQIPTSEV; encoded by the coding sequence ATGTCAGCTACCATCAGCAATTCATTGGTCGACGCCATCGGCAACACCCCACTGATCAAACTCAGCCAGCTCCCTGCCGCAGACGGCGCAGAGGTCTTCCTCAAAATGGAAGCCCGCAACCCGCTCAACAGCGTCAAGGACCGCATCGGCAAGGCCATGATCGAAACCGCCGAGCGCGAAGGGAAACTGCACTCCGACAGCATCATCATCGAGCCAACCTCTGGCAACACAGGCATCGCTATCGCATTCGTCGCACGTGCCAAGGGCTACCGCTGCATCCTCGTCATGCCTGAGACCATGTCGATCGAGCGCCGCGTGCTGCTACACATGCTCGGTGCTGAACTCGTGCTCACTCCAGGGCCGAAAGGCATGGGTGGAGCCATCGCCAAGGCCAAGGCTCTCGCAGAGGAGTACGGCGAGAAGGCATTTGTCCCTAGCCAGTTCGACAACCCAGCCAACCCACAAGTTCACCGCGAGACCACCGCGGAAGAGATCTGGGAAGCGACCGGCGGCGACATCGACGTGTTCATTGCAGGCGTTGGCACCGGCGGCACCATCACCGGCGTGTCCGAAGTGATCAAAGGCCGCAAGGAACTCCACACCGTGGCAGTCGAGCCAAAGGACAGCCCGGTCATCTCCGGTGGCGCCCCAGGTCCACACAAGATCCAGGGCATCGGTGCGGGATTCATCCCAGGCAACCTCAACACCGAAATCCTCGACGAGGTCTTCCAGGTGTCCAACGAAGATGCCTTCGCAACCGCGGCCACACTGACCGCCACCGAAGGTATCCCAGCAGGCATCTCGACAGGTGCGACCGTTTACGCCGCACTTGAGATCGCCAAGCGCCCTGAATTCAAAGGCAAGAAGATCGTGGTGATCGGGGCCTCGGGCACCGAGCGCTACCTCTCGACCCCGCTGGCAGAATCCGCCCGCGAGTTCGTCAGCCAGATCCCGACCAGCGAGGTCTAA
- a CDS encoding phosphoadenylyl-sulfate reductase — MADPLTSNEALASTEVSNETFAAMDIVERIRYVARQWDGEVVATTSFGAQAVVLLHLLSQHAPDVPVVCVDTGYLFPETYQYAETLQRELGLEVKFYSSPMTPARMESTIGRLWELGEDQAKQYGLIRKVEPLNRAIKELGAKAWISGVRHAQSKDRAQRTFIEKQKATTKIYPILDWTDEEIADYIDTHQLPQHPLVARGFVSIGDWHSTRKLEEGMSQEDTRNHGNGRECGLHLDSNVSDFQI; from the coding sequence ATGGCAGATCCACTCACATCCAACGAAGCCCTCGCCTCCACGGAAGTCTCTAACGAGACATTCGCCGCGATGGACATCGTGGAGCGCATCCGCTACGTCGCCCGCCAATGGGACGGCGAAGTGGTGGCGACCACCAGCTTCGGGGCCCAGGCGGTGGTGCTGCTGCACTTGCTCAGCCAACACGCTCCGGATGTCCCGGTTGTGTGCGTTGACACCGGCTACCTTTTCCCTGAAACCTACCAGTACGCCGAGACCCTCCAGCGTGAGCTCGGCCTTGAGGTGAAGTTCTACTCGTCGCCAATGACACCGGCACGGATGGAAAGCACCATCGGCAGGCTGTGGGAACTCGGCGAGGATCAGGCCAAACAATACGGACTGATCCGCAAGGTTGAGCCGCTCAACCGGGCAATCAAAGAGCTGGGCGCCAAAGCCTGGATCAGCGGAGTGCGCCACGCGCAGTCCAAAGACCGGGCACAGCGCACGTTCATCGAAAAGCAGAAAGCCACCACCAAAATCTATCCAATCCTGGATTGGACGGATGAGGAAATCGCAGACTACATCGATACCCACCAGCTTCCGCAGCATCCGCTCGTCGCGCGTGGATTCGTCTCAATCGGCGATTGGCACTCCACACGCAAACTTGAAGAAGGAATGAGCCAAGAGGACACCCGCAACCACGGCAACGGCCGCGAATGCGGACTCCACCTTGACTCCAACGTCTCAGACTTCCAAATCTAA
- a CDS encoding NADPH-dependent assimilatory sulfite reductase hemoprotein subunit — protein MATATQNEDHTRSAPVENLSKNEPLKVGSNYLKGTLIESLANASTGSISADEGQLLKFHGSYMQDDRDLRKNRRAHKLEPAYSFMIRVRVPGGVTTPEQWLAMDEISDTYANGTIKLTTRQAYQFHGVIKSNLKQTIEDINLSLLDTIAACGDVNRNVMCNPNPYQSKHHAAVLELSKQISDHLTPKTPAYHEIWLSDEAGEKFKVTQEPEPIIGDSGDEVEPIYGKTYLPRKFKIVVAVPPSNDVDIYAHDLGFIAIIEDDKLVGYNVTVGGGMGSTHGNTDTFPRLAEVLGFCTPEQAVAVAEAVVSVQRDFGDRKVRAHARLKYTIEDRGLDWFRDQVEQRLGYKLGEEREFAFEDNGDRYGWVEDEDGNWHHTLFVQGGRVLDKGDFRLRTALREIAKVHTGDFRLTANQNLQIARVTPEKKSEIEALLKEYQIDATFERTALRLNSMACVALPTCGLALAEAERYLPDLISQIDDVVEEAGLAEDAITIRMTGCPNGCARPFLAEIGFVGRGPGRYNLYLGGGFSGNRLNKLYRQDIKDSEIVDTLRPIILDYAQNRNEGERFGDFVIRKDYITATVQGSDFHANLRPDVVAK, from the coding sequence ATGGCTACCGCTACTCAGAACGAAGACCACACCCGCTCGGCTCCTGTTGAGAATCTGTCGAAGAACGAACCGCTCAAAGTGGGCAGCAACTACCTCAAAGGCACGTTGATCGAGAGTCTGGCCAATGCGTCGACCGGCTCGATCAGCGCAGACGAAGGTCAGCTGCTCAAGTTCCACGGATCGTACATGCAGGACGACCGCGACCTGCGCAAGAACCGCCGTGCCCACAAGTTGGAGCCGGCCTACTCGTTCATGATCCGCGTTCGCGTGCCAGGTGGTGTGACCACACCGGAGCAGTGGCTCGCGATGGATGAGATCTCGGACACCTACGCCAACGGCACCATCAAGCTGACCACACGCCAGGCGTATCAGTTCCACGGTGTGATCAAGAGCAACCTCAAGCAGACAATTGAAGACATCAATTTGTCGTTGCTCGACACGATCGCTGCCTGCGGCGACGTGAACCGCAACGTGATGTGCAACCCGAACCCATACCAGAGCAAGCACCACGCAGCGGTCCTCGAGTTGTCGAAGCAGATTTCCGACCACCTCACCCCGAAGACCCCGGCTTACCATGAGATCTGGCTGAGCGACGAGGCTGGTGAGAAGTTCAAGGTGACCCAGGAGCCGGAGCCCATCATTGGCGACTCGGGTGACGAGGTGGAGCCGATTTACGGCAAGACCTACCTGCCGCGTAAGTTCAAGATCGTGGTGGCAGTTCCACCTAGCAACGACGTGGACATTTACGCCCACGACCTCGGATTCATCGCCATCATCGAAGACGACAAGCTCGTCGGTTACAACGTGACCGTTGGCGGAGGCATGGGCTCGACCCACGGCAACACCGACACATTCCCACGCTTGGCCGAAGTGCTCGGATTCTGCACGCCGGAACAAGCCGTGGCTGTGGCTGAAGCTGTGGTCTCCGTACAGCGCGACTTCGGCGACCGCAAAGTGCGCGCCCACGCCCGCCTCAAGTACACCATTGAAGACCGCGGCCTCGACTGGTTCCGCGACCAGGTCGAACAGCGACTCGGTTACAAGCTGGGTGAAGAGCGAGAGTTCGCATTCGAAGACAATGGCGACCGTTACGGATGGGTTGAAGACGAGGACGGCAACTGGCACCACACGCTCTTCGTTCAAGGCGGCCGCGTGCTGGACAAAGGAGACTTCCGCCTGCGCACCGCGCTGCGTGAAATCGCCAAGGTCCACACCGGTGACTTCCGCCTGACCGCCAACCAGAACCTGCAGATCGCCCGCGTGACGCCTGAGAAGAAGTCCGAGATCGAAGCACTTCTCAAGGAGTACCAGATCGATGCGACCTTCGAGCGCACCGCCCTGCGATTGAACTCAATGGCCTGTGTGGCACTGCCAACCTGCGGCCTCGCATTGGCTGAAGCCGAGCGTTACCTGCCGGATCTGATTTCCCAGATCGACGACGTGGTCGAGGAAGCTGGACTCGCTGAAGACGCGATCACCATCCGCATGACCGGCTGCCCTAACGGCTGCGCCCGCCCATTCCTGGCCGAGATCGGTTTCGTCGGACGTGGACCAGGCCGCTACAATCTGTACCTCGGTGGAGGATTCTCCGGCAACCGCCTCAACAAACTCTACCGTCAGGACATCAAGGACAGCGAGATCGTAGACACCCTGCGCCCGATCATTCTGGACTACGCCCAGAACCGCAACGAAGGCGAGCGCTTCGGCGACTTCGTCATCCGCAAAGATTACATTACCGCCACCGTGCAGGGCAGCGATTTCCACGCCAACCTGCGCCCCGACGTCGTGGCCAAATAA
- a CDS encoding sulfatase-like hydrolase/transferase encodes MKIPPWLTVLAGMTLVLFEVRAEQPNIVLLLADDLGYGELGCYGQQVIQTPTLDKLAAEGMRFEQFYAGSPVCAPSRAVLMSGKHAGHTSIRGNLGVFDGGERRRVALQPDETTMAEMLKAAGYQTAFVGKWHLDVAEDPSTWAFSRGFDFSVQEQWDARNPSRYNANKHWINGDQESINYDITRYDCLDEFRTDLALQFLDEKDDERPFFLMMSYRAPHAHERKIGNQTLYADRGWTEMQRRHAAKITLLDREVGRLLKRLEKDGDLENTLVLFTSDNGPHVEGQHIPNPFQSSGPFRGHKRDVYEGGIRVPLIAYWNGKIQAGSVTRHLSAFYDIMPTLAQVAGTSAPDDTDGISFLPELQGKAQAEHEALYFELFHVGNSHFRQAVRQQNLKAVRNGENSEIELYDLSTNHVESQNLAPHRPQEVEMIKQQIDKSHRDTPGFSIQK; translated from the coding sequence ATGAAAATCCCCCCATGGCTCACAGTACTCGCCGGAATGACTTTGGTTCTATTCGAAGTCCGCGCGGAACAACCCAACATCGTCCTACTGCTAGCCGACGACTTGGGCTACGGAGAGCTTGGCTGTTATGGCCAACAGGTGATCCAAACGCCGACACTCGACAAGCTTGCAGCGGAAGGAATGCGCTTTGAGCAGTTTTACGCAGGCTCGCCGGTGTGCGCGCCGTCGCGAGCGGTCTTGATGAGTGGAAAACATGCAGGCCACACGTCGATCCGAGGCAATTTGGGGGTATTTGACGGCGGCGAGCGCCGCAGGGTCGCCCTGCAACCAGACGAAACCACGATGGCTGAGATGCTCAAGGCCGCGGGGTACCAGACGGCATTTGTAGGCAAGTGGCATTTGGATGTCGCAGAGGATCCCTCCACCTGGGCATTCTCGCGCGGCTTCGATTTCTCGGTCCAAGAGCAATGGGATGCCCGCAACCCATCGCGTTACAATGCCAACAAACATTGGATCAACGGAGATCAGGAATCCATCAACTACGACATCACCCGCTACGACTGTCTGGACGAATTCCGCACCGATCTTGCGTTGCAATTCCTCGACGAAAAAGACGATGAGAGACCCTTCTTCTTAATGATGTCCTACCGCGCGCCGCATGCCCACGAGCGCAAGATCGGAAACCAAACGCTCTACGCGGATCGCGGATGGACGGAAATGCAGCGCCGCCATGCTGCCAAAATCACCCTGCTCGACCGCGAGGTCGGGCGCCTCCTGAAGCGCTTGGAAAAGGACGGCGATCTGGAGAACACCCTGGTTTTGTTCACCAGCGACAACGGCCCCCACGTGGAAGGGCAACACATCCCAAACCCATTTCAGAGCTCCGGCCCATTCCGCGGCCACAAGCGCGATGTCTACGAGGGCGGCATCAGGGTACCGCTGATCGCCTATTGGAATGGGAAGATCCAAGCAGGATCGGTGACTCGGCATCTGTCGGCCTTTTACGATATCATGCCAACGCTGGCGCAGGTTGCCGGAACCAGCGCGCCCGATGACACCGACGGCATTTCGTTCCTCCCCGAGTTGCAGGGTAAGGCACAAGCCGAGCACGAAGCGCTCTATTTCGAGCTCTTCCACGTCGGGAACTCGCACTTCCGCCAGGCGGTGCGCCAGCAGAACCTGAAAGCGGTGCGTAACGGGGAGAACTCTGAAATCGAGCTCTATGATCTAAGCACGAATCACGTCGAGAGCCAGAATCTAGCACCTCACCGACCTCAGGAGGTGGAGATGATCAAACAACAGATCGACAAATCGCATCGCGATACCCCGGGCTTCTCTATCCAAAAATAG
- the gloA2 gene encoding SMU1112c/YaeR family gloxylase I-like metalloprotein encodes MQLQGIHHVAVICSDYQRSKTFYTEVLGLRVVAETHRKERGSYKLDLALADGTQIELFSFPSPPPRPTQPEAQGLRHLAFAVADLEAAAAELRRHGIEVEPIRQDELTGRRFTFFRDPDDLPLELYATGEK; translated from the coding sequence CAAGGCATCCATCACGTGGCGGTGATCTGTTCGGATTACCAGCGATCCAAGACCTTCTACACCGAGGTGTTGGGGCTGCGTGTGGTGGCGGAAACCCACCGCAAAGAGCGCGGCTCCTACAAGCTGGATCTGGCGCTTGCCGACGGCACGCAGATTGAGTTGTTTTCCTTCCCCTCCCCGCCGCCGCGGCCGACTCAGCCGGAGGCGCAGGGCTTGCGTCACCTCGCGTTTGCGGTGGCAGACTTGGAAGCTGCCGCGGCCGAGCTCCGCCGGCATGGCATAGAGGTCGAACCAATCCGTCAGGACGAACTGACCGGTCGACGGTTCACCTTCTTCCGCGATCCGGACGACCTGCCGCTGGAACTCTACGCCACCGGCGAGAAATAG